A genomic window from Osmia bicornis bicornis chromosome 6, iOsmBic2.1, whole genome shotgun sequence includes:
- the LOC114877522 gene encoding vesicular glutamate transporter 1 — MSRFAAAGLVAFDSIKSKASQKFAGFKRSNAGYEEFEMPREGSKDNKGFEDERGYSRQASFESLPEPERPPLRHIDTYCKPECPCLSKRYTIATLACIGFIISFGMRCNMGMAKMVMKNTTEGDNHTLMFNWTVGTESALDSSFFWGYLVTQVPGGFFASLYPANKIFGAAIAVSSFLNLLVPGALKVDPIVDMFVQVLKGLVEGVTYPACHGIWKYWAPPLERSRLATLAFCGSYAAMVIGMPLSGCLTSVFGWTASFYFYGMCGLVWYCFWLWLAFEKPSKHPCISARELRYIEDSLGQGQAQIPIPTFSTTPWRKFFTSMPVHAIIVANFCRSWNFYLLVLFQARFMHEAFGMPLVETGVIGSLPHLLMTMIVPCGGLLADYLRKREILSTTNVRKLFNCGGFGMEAIFFLVVANATTHRNGTAAIVALAFGVACSGFAISGFNVNHLDIAPRYASILMGMSNGVGTIAGLLVPFFVDNITEKKDAQSWKNVFIIAACVHIFGVTFYAIFCSGELQPWADPVAEEQKSWNALDEFGQTKPAVPPPPNTMQSEFIKQPSMGGGETDDWNNYEQPPADNMYVQQEKAPVISYGSTETNANNPFHSTNPFVTDINASLVQPPATNDYTYDVTQQNQQWN; from the exons ATGTCCAGATTTGCGGCGGCGGGCCTCGTGGCCTTCGACTCCATCAAGTCTAAAGCATCACAAAAGTTTGCTGG ATTTAAAAGAAGCAATGCCGGCTACGAGGAATTCGAAATGCCCCGGGAGGGTAGCAAAGACAATAAAGGGTTCGAAGACGAAAGAGGATACAGTAGACAAGCGTCTTTTGAATCGCTTCCGGAACCTGAAAGACCACCATTGCGTCACATCGATACGTATTGTAAACCAGAATGTCCCTGCCTATCAAAAAGATACACCATTGCAACGTTGGCCTGTATAG GATTCATAATTTCGTTCGGCATGAGGTGTAACATGGGCATGGCGAAAATGGTCATGAAGAACACCACCGAAGGTGATAATCACACTCTGATGTTCAATTGGACAGTAGGTACAGAGAGTGCTCTAGATTCGTCCTTCTTTTGGGGTTATCTAGTAACCCAAGTACCAGGAGGATTCTTCGCTTCTCTGTACCCTGCGAACAAGATATTCGGAGCTGCCATCGCCGTATCTTCGTTCTTAAATTTACTGGTACCTGGTGCTCTGAAAGTCGACCCCATTGTTGATATGTTTGTGCAAGTCTTGAAAGGATTGGTGGAG GGTGTCACGTATCCGGCGTGTCACGGTATTTGGAAATATTGGGCGCCACCTTTGGAGAGATCACGTTTAGCCACACTGGCATTTTGTGGCTCCTATGCCGCAATGGTTATAGGAATGCCACTTTCAGGTTGTTTAACTTCAGTATTCGGTTGGACGGCGTCCTTTTATTTCTATG gtATGTGTGGATTGGTTTGGTACTGTTTTTGGCTATGGTTAGCCTTTGAAAAACCATCTAAACATCCTTGCATTTCTGCACGGGAGCTTCGTTACATCGAAGACTCTCTCGGCCAAGGACAAGCTCAAATACCAATTCCAACATTTTCAACAACGCCGTGGCGTAAGTTCTTTACATCGATGCCGGTTCACGCCATAATCGTGGCCAACTTCTGCAGATCCTGGAACTTTTATCTGCTAGTGCTCTTCCAAGCTCGTTTTATGCACGAGGCCTTCGGCATGCCTCTAGTGGAA ACCGGTGTAATTGGTTCTCTTCCACACTTGCTGATGACGATGATCGTGCCTTGCGGAGGATTACTAGCTGACTACCTACGAAAACGTGAAATATTATCTACGACGAACGTCAGAAAACTGTTTAATTGTGGTGGTTTCGGCATGGAAGCAATCTTCTTCCTGGTGGTAGCCAACGCAACCACCCATAGAAATGGTACAGCTGCGATCGTTGCTCTTGCATTCGGTGTTGCTTGCAGTGGCTTTGCCATTTCCGGTTTCAATGTTAATCATCTCGACATCGCACCCAGATATGCAAGTATTTTGATGGGAATGTCTAATGGAGTCGGTACGATAGCAGGACTTTTGGTACCATTTTTCGTGGATAATATTACGGAGAAGAAG gaTGCACAAAGTTGGAAGAACGTCTTTATTATAGCAGCTTGTGTACACATATTTGGTGTGACATTTTATGCGATATTTTGTTCCGGAGAATTACAACCGTGGGCTGATCCAGTTGCAGAGGAGCAAAAGAGTTGGAACGCTTTGGATGAATTTGGACAAACGAAACCAGCAGTTCCGCCGCCGCCAAATACCATGCAATCTGAATTTATT AAACAACCATCCATGGGTGGAGGTGAAACGGACGACTGGAACAATTACGAGCAACCTCCCGCGGACAATATGTACGTCCAACAAGAAAAAGCACCCGTAATAAGTTACGGGTCGACAGAAACCAACGCCAACAATCCTTTCCATTCGACGAACCCCTTCGTTACCGACATAAACGCGTCTCTGGTACAACCACCAGCAACGAACGACTATACGTACGATGTTACACAGCAAAATCAGCAATGGAATTAA